A stretch of Oikeobacillus pervagus DNA encodes these proteins:
- a CDS encoding PadR family transcriptional regulator, translating into MNKELMKGSIDILLLSLISKKDMYGFEMVQKLKQTSDHNYVMSEGTLYPALKRLEKNGWATSYWGEESGGRRKYYRITEGGRTELERKLQDWQKVNQLIYKCSEGS; encoded by the coding sequence GTGAACAAAGAATTGATGAAAGGGAGCATCGATATTCTCCTTCTTTCTCTTATTTCGAAAAAAGATATGTATGGTTTTGAAATGGTCCAAAAATTGAAACAGACAAGTGATCATAATTATGTAATGAGTGAAGGGACTTTATATCCCGCCCTGAAAAGATTGGAAAAAAACGGATGGGCGACGTCTTATTGGGGGGAGGAAAGTGGTGGCCGAAGAAAATATTATCGAATAACAGAAGGGGGAAGAACAGAATTAGAAAGAAAATTGCAAGATTGGCAGAAAGTGAATCAACTTATCTATAAATGTTCGGAGGGATCATAA
- a CDS encoding GDYXXLXY domain-containing protein, with translation MPLQRRSDITYILGLIFLIAGIIYFFASNWQGFTPIEKTSLAIGLVLLGYVAALFYRNHHLFSYLSRWWLIFSAIAFGVSVALIGQMYNSHADSYVLFLVWLIPTFALALITRYQPMYWMSFILFELALWLKIYPTGFWIQYTIWEELLIYLALIILHSILYIFLNKCSLQKLSFLAVIIIQWTIVSRLIKHSILSVMKNFDGAMLLYFTFHVLYVAFMVYFLRKQFTIKHKHPFIFAVDLLAFGAYIIFNSFEIYVELFGDYFFISSSLLLILLFVFSTYGVKKLKESEKSNQKWTRYSYQFFTMVLSFLGTIIAIATLVSFFTLLFGWEDSSVWLTLGIGAALIVGAGTIHKNSFIVPKTTLQITGAAFLFIFAFWRSELWAYALISALFIGITAFYNKKYEGIIFYLAANGAILSFFMMVVAEYSFSYIVAKIFIFVLFTMNSGIYLISKSQPIGKMSYALSLAFLFYLTYDFDEQSLALSILFNLMAIMYLCFHLYRPVTPSRSMNWLTWGAFIAYITWKYYEYIWSLLHKSIGFLLLSALFFAIFYLWGKKSSLPSNKIAWHWKGILVLAIIQFAFIGGTAYQKESQLQQGELVALSLQPVDPRSMLQGDYVQLGYSIANDYREQVKNDYKGRVTIQLKPTTKTVTYQGEKIPVYEAKNFSHTKTKPKESLFMNGKGYYGTLTMGIEHFFIEENTGEKWEGKKFALVKIAKNGDAILVTLVD, from the coding sequence ATGCCCCTTCAGAGACGCAGTGATATTACTTATATATTGGGATTGATTTTCCTTATTGCGGGAATCATTTATTTTTTTGCATCAAATTGGCAAGGATTTACTCCTATTGAAAAGACATCCTTAGCTATAGGTCTCGTGCTATTAGGTTATGTGGCCGCATTATTTTATCGAAATCACCACTTGTTCTCTTATTTGAGCAGATGGTGGCTCATCTTTTCGGCTATTGCTTTTGGGGTTAGTGTTGCTTTAATCGGGCAAATGTACAATTCACATGCTGATTCTTATGTACTTTTTCTCGTTTGGCTTATTCCGACTTTTGCTTTAGCCCTTATCACTCGTTACCAACCGATGTATTGGATGTCTTTTATTCTATTTGAATTAGCCCTCTGGTTAAAAATCTACCCGACTGGCTTTTGGATCCAGTACACCATTTGGGAAGAATTATTGATTTATTTAGCCCTTATTATTCTTCATTCCATCTTGTATATTTTTCTTAACAAATGCTCCTTACAAAAATTATCTTTTCTTGCGGTAATTATCATTCAATGGACGATTGTGAGCCGATTAATTAAGCACTCCATCCTTTCAGTTATGAAGAATTTCGACGGAGCTATGCTGCTCTATTTTACCTTCCATGTGTTGTATGTGGCTTTTATGGTGTATTTCTTAAGAAAGCAATTTACAATCAAGCATAAACATCCGTTTATTTTTGCTGTTGATTTACTCGCTTTCGGTGCCTATATTATTTTTAACTCTTTCGAAATCTATGTGGAATTATTCGGTGATTACTTTTTTATTTCAAGTTCACTTCTACTTATTCTTTTATTCGTTTTCAGTACTTACGGTGTAAAAAAACTGAAAGAAAGCGAGAAATCTAATCAGAAATGGACTCGTTATTCTTATCAATTTTTCACGATGGTATTAAGTTTTCTAGGAACGATCATCGCAATTGCTACACTGGTCTCCTTCTTTACTTTGCTGTTTGGCTGGGAGGACTCCTCCGTCTGGCTCACATTAGGTATCGGAGCTGCTTTAATAGTAGGGGCTGGCACCATACACAAAAATAGCTTCATAGTTCCAAAAACGACGTTACAAATTACGGGTGCTGCCTTTTTATTCATTTTTGCCTTTTGGCGGTCCGAATTATGGGCTTACGCTTTGATCTCCGCCCTATTCATCGGGATCACAGCATTTTATAATAAAAAATATGAAGGAATCATTTTTTACCTAGCAGCAAATGGAGCTATTTTGTCCTTTTTCATGATGGTTGTGGCGGAATATTCTTTTTCCTATATCGTAGCAAAAATCTTTATTTTTGTTCTTTTCACTATGAATAGTGGCATATACCTTATTTCTAAATCACAGCCAATCGGAAAAATGTCTTATGCCCTGTCACTCGCCTTTCTTTTCTATCTAACCTATGATTTTGACGAGCAATCTTTAGCTTTGAGCATTTTATTCAACTTAATGGCGATCATGTATCTTTGTTTCCATTTATATCGTCCCGTTACTCCATCACGTTCGATGAATTGGCTTACATGGGGAGCCTTTATTGCGTATATTACTTGGAAATACTATGAATACATTTGGTCATTGCTCCATAAATCTATTGGATTCCTCCTGTTGAGCGCCTTGTTTTTTGCGATCTTCTATTTATGGGGGAAAAAGAGTTCACTTCCATCCAATAAAATCGCTTGGCATTGGAAAGGAATCCTAGTCTTAGCGATCATACAGTTCGCTTTCATCGGTGGTACGGCTTATCAAAAGGAAAGTCAATTACAACAAGGGGAACTTGTCGCATTATCCTTACAACCTGTTGATCCACGTTCCATGCTACAAGGGGATTATGTTCAATTAGGGTATTCGATTGCTAATGATTACCGCGAACAGGTAAAAAATGATTATAAAGGACGTGTAACCATTCAACTTAAACCAACAACTAAAACCGTTACCTATCAGGGAGAAAAAATACCTGTGTATGAGGCGAAAAACTTTTCACATACAAAGACAAAGCCAAAGGAATCGCTTTTTATGAATGGAAAAGGATACTATGGAACACTTACAATGGGAATTGAACATTTCTTTATAGAAGAAAACACGGGGGAAAAATGGGAAGGGAAAAAATTTGCCCTAGTGAAAATTGCCAAAAACGGTGATGCTATTTTAGTGACATTAGTGGATTAA
- a CDS encoding permease prefix domain 1-containing protein has translation MDLIDRYIRDVLKNVEGSMDEKKDMAEEMKIHLELAKEEYIKQGIEEKDAILKALKDFGREEAIGDEMQMVVAPYTKELLFSIAFLSTLFAIGAFLHGVVVLSEFHPMWLMSMVTLSGFTFYIAFFPSFVSKRVVLTNVLLVAYFPLIFIGLLIIDTTDKWYKGLLDIITLVNSIFIILFIFLSTIRSSGKTTGTPVRRNQIIAFHIVNIIAGILVIPQAFLTGFGMLVFGGFSWRVFTSIGYCILWAILYWLQIRFLSKGSKLAFFCHLLTWGVSILSLSRWLIIFF, from the coding sequence ATGGATCTAATTGATCGTTACATAAGAGATGTGTTAAAAAATGTGGAAGGAAGTATGGATGAAAAAAAAGATATGGCGGAAGAAATGAAAATACATCTAGAATTAGCAAAGGAAGAATATATAAAACAAGGTATAGAGGAGAAGGATGCGATCCTCAAGGCGTTGAAGGACTTTGGACGAGAAGAGGCCATTGGCGATGAAATGCAAATGGTCGTTGCTCCTTATACGAAAGAGCTTTTATTTTCGATCGCTTTTCTTTCAACTTTATTTGCAATAGGTGCATTTTTGCATGGGGTGGTAGTTCTTTCAGAGTTTCATCCAATGTGGCTTATGTCCATGGTTACTTTAAGTGGTTTCACCTTTTATATTGCCTTTTTTCCATCTTTTGTTTCAAAAAGAGTCGTCTTAACGAATGTTTTATTAGTGGCTTATTTTCCGCTCATTTTCATAGGGCTACTCATCATAGATACGACGGATAAATGGTATAAAGGCCTGCTAGACATTATCACTCTAGTCAATTCCATTTTCATTATTCTGTTTATTTTCCTTTCTACAATCCGTTCGTCGGGAAAAACGACAGGAACACCGGTGAGGAGGAATCAAATCATAGCCTTTCATATTGTCAACATCATCGCAGGGATATTGGTCATTCCACAAGCGTTTCTAACGGGATTTGGCATGCTCGTATTTGGAGGTTTTTCTTGGAGAGTTTTCACCTCCATTGGATATTGTATTCTTTGGGCGATCCTTTACTGGTTACAAATCCGCTTTTTATCGAAGGGAAGCAAGCTCGCCTTTTTCTGTCATCTTTTAACATGGGGAGTATCCATCCTCAGCCTTTCTCGTTGGCTAATTATTTTCTTTTAA
- a CDS encoding carbon-nitrogen family hydrolase, producing MKVKIACAQMDIAFGNLQGNFLKASEWIEKAAKEQCNLVVLPELWSTGYDLENLDQTADQDANESLSFLKKMAKQFGIDIIAGSIAKKEKDGVYNTLIAVDRNGRELKQYSKLHLFKLMDEHHFLQAGDHDGLFELYGETVCGVICYDIRFPEWIRKHVLSGAKIIFVPAEWPLPRLAHWRTLLIARAIENQCYVVACNRSGQDPNNVFAGHSLIIDPWGEVIAEADVAEELLIGEIDLDKVKEVRSMIPIFEDRRSEFY from the coding sequence TTGAAGGTTAAAATTGCTTGTGCACAGATGGATATTGCCTTTGGAAATCTACAAGGAAATTTTTTAAAAGCTTCGGAATGGATTGAGAAGGCTGCGAAAGAACAATGTAATCTTGTCGTCCTTCCTGAATTATGGTCAACAGGATATGATTTGGAAAATTTAGATCAAACAGCAGATCAAGATGCCAATGAATCATTGTCATTTCTGAAAAAAATGGCAAAGCAATTTGGTATAGATATCATTGCGGGGTCCATTGCCAAAAAAGAGAAAGATGGCGTTTATAATACATTAATAGCTGTCGATCGGAATGGTCGTGAGCTTAAGCAATATAGTAAACTACATCTTTTCAAATTAATGGATGAACATCATTTCTTGCAAGCTGGGGATCATGATGGCTTATTCGAATTATATGGTGAGACCGTTTGCGGGGTTATTTGTTATGATATTCGATTTCCAGAATGGATTCGCAAACATGTTCTTTCCGGCGCGAAAATAATTTTCGTCCCTGCCGAATGGCCGCTTCCTCGTTTAGCCCATTGGCGGACGCTTCTCATCGCACGAGCGATTGAAAATCAATGTTATGTAGTTGCATGTAATCGAAGCGGGCAAGATCCAAACAATGTTTTCGCTGGACATTCTCTTATTATTGACCCATGGGGAGAAGTCATTGCTGAGGCAGATGTAGCCGAAGAACTCCTTATTGGAGAAATTGATTTAGACAAAGTGAAAGAAGTCCGTTCTATGATTCCGATTTTTGAAGATCGCAGAAGCGAATTTTATTAA
- the metA gene encoding homoserine O-acetyltransferase MetA, producing the protein MPINIPKQLPAREVLEKENIFVMDDERAKSQNIRPLNIIILNLMPEKEKTEAQLLRLLGNTPLQVNISFLHTATYESKNVSKSHLEQFYTTFSDIKNRRYDGMIITGAPVELLPFEQVNYWNELKEIMDWSKTNVTSCLHICWGAQAALFYHYGIDKFELPRKCSGIFHHTLHDSKVKLVRGFDDEFFAPHSRYTDVEQQQIVENENLKLLASSEEAGPFLMISKDEKHIMITGHLEYEVQTLAEEYERDTEKGLDAYIPKHYFPNDDPSRKPSNKWRSHAHLLFSNWLNYYVYQETPYEWE; encoded by the coding sequence TTGCCGATTAATATTCCTAAGCAATTGCCTGCACGTGAAGTTTTAGAGAAAGAAAATATTTTCGTCATGGACGATGAAAGAGCAAAAAGTCAAAATATTCGTCCATTAAATATTATTATTTTGAACCTAATGCCTGAAAAAGAAAAAACAGAAGCCCAGCTTTTGCGACTTTTAGGGAATACACCATTACAGGTGAATATTTCCTTTTTGCACACAGCCACTTACGAATCTAAGAATGTTAGTAAATCTCATTTAGAACAATTTTATACGACATTTTCAGATATTAAGAATCGTCGTTATGATGGAATGATTATTACCGGGGCACCGGTGGAACTGTTACCTTTTGAACAAGTAAACTATTGGAATGAATTAAAAGAAATAATGGACTGGTCCAAAACGAATGTCACTTCTTGTTTGCATATTTGTTGGGGAGCCCAAGCTGCATTATTTTACCATTATGGGATCGATAAGTTTGAATTGCCAAGAAAATGCTCAGGGATTTTTCATCATACATTGCATGACTCAAAAGTGAAGTTAGTTCGTGGATTTGATGATGAATTCTTTGCTCCACATTCACGCTATACGGATGTAGAACAACAACAAATTGTAGAAAACGAGAATCTTAAACTATTAGCTTCATCTGAAGAAGCGGGGCCATTTCTGATGATTTCTAAAGATGAAAAACATATTATGATCACAGGTCACTTAGAATATGAAGTTCAAACCTTAGCGGAAGAATATGAACGTGATACAGAAAAAGGATTAGATGCATATATACCTAAGCATTATTTTCCAAATGATGATCCAAGCAGGAAACCATCTAATAAATGGCGTTCACATGCACATCTTTTATTTTCCAATTGGCTAAACTATTACGTTTACCAAGAAACACCGTATGAGTGGGAATAA
- a CDS encoding pyridoxal phosphate-dependent aminotransferase: MKQFETSKLLKSLPKQFFASLVKNVNRYIMDGYDVINLGQGNPDQPTPDHIIRVLQEAAKNPIHHKYSPFRGFPFLKEACAKFYEREYGVKIDHEKEVAILFGGKAGLVELPQCLLNAGDIVLVPDPGYPDYWSGVALAGAEMYTMPLKAENSFLPDFEEIPKEMEEKAKLMFINYPNNPTGATANLSFFEKTVDFANKHNICVIHDFAYGAIGFEGKKPVSYLEAVGAKEVGVEIYTLSKTYNMAGWRVGFAVGNPSVIEAIELLQDHLYVSLFGAVQEAAAAALLESQQCVEQLVDMYESRRNVLIKGLQKIGWDVTAPHGSFFAWLKVPEGYTSEQFSDLLLEKAQVAVAPGNGFGKYGEGYVRVGLLTNEERLQEAVQRIAKLSMF, encoded by the coding sequence GTGAAACAGTTTGAAACATCTAAGTTATTAAAGTCTTTGCCGAAGCAGTTTTTTGCTTCTCTTGTTAAGAACGTAAATCGATATATAATGGACGGCTATGATGTTATTAATTTAGGACAAGGAAATCCCGATCAGCCCACACCTGATCATATTATCCGTGTATTACAAGAGGCAGCAAAAAATCCAATCCACCATAAATATTCTCCGTTTCGCGGGTTCCCTTTTTTAAAAGAGGCATGTGCTAAGTTTTATGAAAGAGAATATGGGGTAAAGATTGATCATGAGAAAGAAGTTGCGATTTTATTTGGAGGAAAAGCAGGATTAGTAGAGCTTCCCCAATGTTTGTTAAATGCAGGGGACATCGTTCTTGTGCCAGACCCAGGGTATCCTGATTATTGGTCAGGGGTGGCATTGGCGGGTGCAGAAATGTATACTATGCCATTAAAAGCGGAAAATAGCTTTTTGCCAGATTTTGAAGAGATTCCAAAAGAAATGGAAGAAAAAGCAAAGTTAATGTTCATTAATTACCCGAATAATCCAACAGGTGCAACGGCTAATTTATCATTTTTCGAAAAAACGGTTGATTTCGCAAATAAACATAACATATGTGTGATTCACGATTTTGCTTATGGGGCGATTGGATTTGAAGGAAAAAAACCGGTAAGTTATTTAGAAGCAGTTGGTGCAAAAGAAGTAGGTGTTGAAATCTACACCTTATCGAAAACATACAATATGGCAGGGTGGCGTGTCGGCTTTGCGGTCGGAAATCCAAGTGTGATTGAGGCGATTGAACTGCTCCAAGACCATTTATATGTTAGTTTATTCGGTGCAGTGCAGGAAGCGGCGGCTGCAGCGCTCTTGGAATCACAACAATGTGTTGAGCAATTAGTTGACATGTATGAATCCCGACGGAATGTTTTGATTAAAGGATTGCAGAAAATAGGCTGGGATGTGACAGCCCCACACGGTTCTTTTTTCGCTTGGTTAAAGGTCCCTGAAGGCTATACTTCTGAACAATTCAGTGATCTCCTTTTGGAAAAAGCACAAGTGGCTGTTGCTCCTGGAAACGGGTTTGGAAAGTATGGAGAAGGGTATGTACGAGTCGGATTGCTAACTAATGAGGAGCGGTTGCAAGAAGCGGTTCAAAGAATTGCTAAATTAAGTATGTTTTAA
- a CDS encoding sigma-54-dependent Fis family transcriptional regulator: MGNHPIHLMNKDRSKTIIESWERSKKYKVSPNLSHVPLTLSADAIQNIQEKNSLYHSFETVYNRMEKELDDKYALGLADHEGRMIGVRMKGKLYDQLGSINFYPGGDWHETNAGTNAIGTALVTEKTVTIKSSDHYCSAWQSFSCAGAPIRHPLKGNILGVLDLTCSSEYFHNNSSLLTIAMVEGIQAEILFNIHHKHQVLRRKFVQNVQRIEHDWLLLIDLEGEIIEQNHLKQPFDYVWKSSFDWINYVLKWKGRENNRWHECPLPFLHGHPQGKVQPVSENHQVIGFIVQLPKKTTIQKRESLFSSREKSQYFDGVIGKGKEFQSLLQKVEKIASSNIPVLLTGESGTGKEVISRHIHRLSTKKKQPFIAFNCSSLNHELAASELFGYAPGSFTGGLKEGKKGLFETADGGVLFLDEIGDLPLSIQPMLLRVLQEKEVVRIGEYKPRKINVRLITATNKDLMKMIEEGSFREDLYYRLSVVNLVIPPLRDRKDDIELLIKYFLQLNESNVDMAFSQEAIEILKQYHWPGNIRELKNVVDYAVLFVEKGQNRIDVDHLPDYLQKIPPQLPTNQVEETVHHETKNERELIIKMLKKTNYNLTKAAKMIGFSRGTLYNRLKKYDISY, from the coding sequence TTGGGTAACCATCCAATTCATTTAATGAATAAGGATAGATCTAAAACAATTATTGAATCCTGGGAAAGGAGTAAGAAATATAAAGTTTCTCCAAACCTTAGCCATGTACCACTTACATTATCAGCCGATGCTATTCAAAACATTCAAGAGAAAAATTCATTATATCATTCTTTTGAAACCGTTTACAATAGGATGGAAAAAGAGTTGGATGATAAGTATGCCCTTGGACTTGCAGATCATGAAGGAAGAATGATTGGGGTAAGAATGAAAGGGAAATTATACGACCAACTAGGAAGTATCAACTTTTATCCAGGTGGGGACTGGCATGAGACAAATGCTGGAACGAATGCAATTGGCACGGCTCTAGTTACGGAGAAAACGGTTACGATTAAGTCGTCCGATCATTATTGTTCCGCATGGCAGTCATTTTCATGTGCAGGTGCCCCAATTCGTCATCCTTTAAAAGGGAATATTCTAGGTGTACTTGACTTAACTTGTAGCAGTGAGTATTTCCATAACAATAGTTCGCTTCTAACAATAGCAATGGTTGAAGGAATACAGGCAGAAATACTGTTCAACATTCATCATAAACATCAAGTGCTTAGGCGAAAGTTTGTACAAAATGTCCAAAGAATTGAACACGATTGGCTGTTATTGATCGACCTTGAAGGAGAAATAATTGAACAGAACCATTTAAAGCAACCATTTGATTATGTATGGAAGTCCTCTTTTGATTGGATAAATTATGTACTGAAATGGAAAGGGAGGGAAAATAATCGATGGCATGAGTGTCCACTCCCTTTCTTGCATGGTCATCCTCAAGGAAAAGTTCAACCAGTTTCTGAAAATCATCAAGTGATCGGATTCATTGTTCAACTCCCCAAAAAAACAACGATCCAAAAAAGAGAGAGTCTTTTCTCCTCTAGAGAAAAAAGTCAATATTTTGATGGGGTAATCGGGAAGGGAAAGGAATTTCAATCTTTACTTCAAAAGGTGGAAAAAATTGCCTCAAGTAATATTCCCGTATTACTAACCGGGGAAAGTGGGACTGGAAAGGAAGTCATTAGCCGTCATATTCATCGTTTAAGCACGAAAAAGAAGCAACCTTTTATTGCCTTTAATTGTTCCTCCCTAAATCATGAATTAGCAGCAAGTGAACTTTTTGGCTATGCCCCAGGATCGTTTACAGGTGGTTTAAAGGAAGGAAAAAAGGGACTTTTTGAAACGGCTGATGGTGGAGTGTTATTTTTGGATGAAATTGGTGATCTACCACTATCAATTCAACCGATGTTGTTAAGGGTTTTGCAGGAAAAGGAAGTGGTGAGAATTGGAGAATATAAGCCGAGGAAAATTAATGTCCGACTGATCACTGCCACAAATAAAGATTTAATGAAAATGATAGAAGAAGGGAGCTTTCGTGAGGATTTATATTATCGTTTGAGTGTAGTGAATTTAGTCATTCCCCCACTAAGAGATCGAAAAGATGACATCGAATTATTAATCAAATATTTTTTACAGCTGAACGAATCAAATGTAGATATGGCTTTCAGTCAAGAAGCAATAGAAATATTGAAACAATATCATTGGCCAGGAAATATTAGAGAACTGAAGAATGTAGTTGATTATGCCGTTTTGTTTGTTGAAAAAGGTCAAAATAGAATCGATGTAGATCATTTACCAGACTACTTGCAAAAAATACCTCCCCAATTGCCAACTAATCAAGTAGAAGAAACTGTTCATCACGAGACGAAAAATGAACGGGAATTAATTATCAAAATGTTAAAAAAGACCAATTATAATCTGACAAAAGCAGCGAAAATGATCGGTTTTTCGCGGGGGACATTATACAATCGTCTAAAAAAATATGATATTTCTTATTAA
- a CDS encoding DNA topoisomerase III — protein sequence MSKTLVLAEKPSVARDIARVLHCGKKGNGFLEGNRYIVTWALGHLVTLADPEVYDHKYKQWNLHDLPIMPNSLKLVVIKKTGKQFQTVKTQLNRKDVKDVIIATDAGREGELVARWILEKANVKKPVNRLWISSVTDKAIKDGFKRLRDGKEYENLYASAVARAESDWIVGINATRALTSKYNASLSCGRVQTPTLAIIAKREEEIKQFKPKTFFGIKAMTDKLNFTWEDAKTKDIKTFNEEKVTSILKKIKGYQAEITEVKKSQKKSYPPQLYDLTELQREAHKRFGYSAKETLSIMQRLYEQHKLVTYPRTDSRFLSSDMVGTLKERVEACSVKPYTVHTTKLLRTALKANKSFVDDGKVSDHHAIIPTEQSPFLDKLSDKERKIYDLIVKRFLAVLFPPFEYEQTTVTAKIGGETFTAKGKMITHQGWKEVYSYDEEDADEQALPKLKKGDHFDVTSVMKTQGETKPPARFNEGTLLSAMENPAKYMAGESKDLIKTIGKTGGLGTVATRADIIEKLFSSFLLEKKGKDIFITSKGKQLLDLVPEDLKSPALTAEWEQKLDAIAKGKLKKQSFMNEIRGYAKTVISDIKKSEKKFKHDNITGSKCPDCGKLLLEVNGKKGKMLVCQDRECGYRKNVAKLTNARCPNCHKRLELRGEGEGQIFVCKCGHKEKLSSFQERRKKETYNKASKHEVNKYLKKQNKNEPINNALAEALSKLKF from the coding sequence ATGAGCAAAACGTTAGTATTAGCGGAAAAGCCCTCTGTTGCCCGTGATATCGCAAGGGTTCTACATTGCGGGAAGAAAGGAAATGGCTTTTTGGAAGGGAATCGCTACATCGTGACGTGGGCGTTAGGACATTTAGTGACGTTAGCGGATCCAGAGGTCTATGATCATAAATATAAACAATGGAATTTACATGATTTACCGATTATGCCGAATTCCTTGAAGCTTGTTGTCATAAAAAAGACAGGGAAACAATTTCAAACGGTGAAAACGCAATTAAACCGTAAAGATGTGAAAGATGTGATTATTGCGACAGATGCGGGTCGTGAAGGAGAACTTGTGGCTAGATGGATTCTAGAAAAAGCAAACGTGAAGAAGCCTGTAAACCGATTATGGATTTCATCTGTTACAGATAAAGCGATAAAGGATGGCTTTAAGCGTTTAAGAGACGGGAAAGAGTATGAAAATCTTTACGCATCTGCTGTAGCAAGAGCGGAATCAGATTGGATTGTCGGAATTAATGCGACTCGTGCACTTACGAGTAAATACAATGCCTCTCTTTCATGTGGGCGTGTACAGACACCGACACTCGCAATCATTGCGAAGCGTGAAGAGGAAATCAAACAGTTTAAACCTAAAACCTTTTTTGGAATTAAAGCGATGACCGACAAGTTGAATTTTACTTGGGAAGATGCAAAAACAAAAGATATTAAGACGTTTAATGAGGAGAAAGTAACTTCCATTTTGAAGAAAATAAAGGGTTATCAAGCGGAAATTACCGAAGTGAAAAAGTCTCAGAAGAAAAGCTATCCACCACAGTTATATGATTTGACGGAATTGCAAAGAGAAGCACATAAACGATTTGGTTATTCAGCGAAGGAAACATTATCGATTATGCAGCGGTTATATGAGCAACATAAGCTTGTTACGTATCCAAGAACAGATTCGCGGTTTTTATCTAGTGATATGGTTGGTACATTAAAGGAACGGGTAGAGGCGTGTTCTGTAAAACCGTATACTGTCCATACAACAAAACTACTAAGAACAGCTCTTAAAGCGAATAAATCATTTGTAGATGATGGAAAGGTTTCTGATCATCATGCAATAATTCCAACTGAGCAATCACCGTTTCTTGATAAGCTTTCGGATAAAGAACGGAAAATTTATGATTTAATTGTGAAACGCTTTTTGGCCGTTCTTTTTCCACCATTTGAATACGAACAAACGACTGTTACAGCAAAAATTGGGGGAGAAACTTTTACGGCAAAAGGGAAAATGATTACACATCAAGGCTGGAAAGAAGTGTATAGCTATGACGAAGAAGACGCAGACGAGCAGGCCTTGCCAAAATTGAAAAAAGGTGATCACTTCGATGTGACATCTGTTATGAAAACACAAGGAGAAACAAAACCACCGGCACGTTTTAATGAAGGAACGCTTCTTTCAGCGATGGAAAATCCAGCAAAGTATATGGCTGGTGAAAGTAAAGATTTAATTAAGACTATCGGCAAGACCGGTGGACTAGGAACTGTAGCAACAAGAGCAGACATTATTGAAAAACTGTTTAGTAGCTTCCTACTTGAAAAGAAAGGAAAAGACATCTTTATTACATCTAAGGGAAAACAGTTATTAGATCTCGTTCCAGAAGATTTAAAATCACCAGCATTAACAGCGGAATGGGAGCAAAAGCTAGACGCTATTGCAAAAGGAAAATTGAAAAAACAATCCTTTATGAACGAAATCCGCGGGTATGCGAAAACGGTCATTTCTGATATTAAAAAAAGTGAAAAGAAGTTTAAACATGATAATATTACAGGATCTAAATGTCCTGATTGTGGAAAATTGCTTCTAGAAGTGAACGGTAAGAAGGGGAAAATGCTCGTTTGCCAAGATCGTGAATGTGGATACCGGAAAAACGTAGCCAAATTGACAAATGCTCGATGTCCAAATTGCCATAAAAGATTAGAATTACGTGGTGAAGGAGAAGGGCAAATCTTCGTTTGTAAATGTGGTCATAAAGAAAAATTATCGAGCTTCCAAGAACGGCGGAAAAAAGAAACCTATAATAAAGCTTCAAAACATGAAGTAAATAAATATTTAAAGAAACAGAACAAAAATGAACCGATTAATAATGCGCTAGCAGAAGCATTATCAAAGTTAAAGTTCTAA